The following proteins are encoded in a genomic region of Saccharopolyspora antimicrobica:
- a CDS encoding MarP family serine protease, with translation MNWVDLLVVLLALLAAVSGARSGLVTAFFSFLGVFIGAVVGLKVAPLLLDRLDSPVARLGFGVGIVVLLVAFGETFGMWAGRELRDRITSRRLTGVDNALGSVLQFFAVLVVAWLVALPFTSASALPGLAAAISRSQVLSAVNSVMPDSARQLPNDLREMLGVSGFPQALEPFSQTPVAEIAPPDPALANSPVVRDSRASVVKVRGRATSCARALEGTGFVIAPHRVMTNAHVVAGTDRVAIEIGRGQFDAEVVLYKPDVDLAVLSVPDLDADAMTFANGEAAPGNDVIALGYPLDGPYTASEGRIRERIRLRGPDIYEAQTVVRDVYTVRGKVQSGNSGGPLIDPNGNVVGVVFGAAVDDPETGFVLTAAEVADEVAAAPRLTTPVSTGACTS, from the coding sequence GTGAACTGGGTCGACCTGCTGGTGGTGCTGCTGGCACTGCTCGCCGCAGTGTCGGGTGCGCGGAGCGGCCTGGTCACGGCGTTCTTCTCCTTCCTCGGCGTGTTCATCGGCGCGGTGGTCGGCTTGAAGGTGGCGCCGCTGCTGCTGGACCGGCTGGACAGCCCGGTCGCCCGGCTCGGCTTCGGCGTGGGCATCGTGGTGCTGCTGGTCGCCTTCGGCGAGACCTTCGGCATGTGGGCCGGGCGCGAGCTGCGCGACCGGATCACCTCCCGCCGCCTGACCGGCGTGGACAACGCGCTGGGCTCGGTGCTGCAGTTCTTCGCGGTGCTGGTGGTGGCGTGGCTGGTCGCGCTGCCGTTCACCTCGGCGTCCGCGCTGCCCGGGCTGGCCGCCGCGATCAGCCGCTCGCAGGTGCTCAGCGCGGTCAACTCGGTGATGCCCGACTCGGCCCGGCAACTGCCGAACGATCTGCGCGAGATGCTCGGGGTGTCCGGTTTCCCGCAGGCCTTGGAGCCGTTCTCGCAGACACCGGTGGCCGAGATAGCGCCGCCGGACCCGGCGCTGGCCAACAGCCCGGTGGTGCGCGATTCGCGGGCCAGCGTGGTGAAGGTCCGCGGCCGCGCGACGTCCTGCGCGCGGGCCCTCGAGGGCACCGGTTTCGTGATCGCGCCGCACCGGGTGATGACCAACGCGCACGTGGTCGCGGGCACCGACCGGGTGGCGATCGAGATCGGCCGCGGCCAGTTCGACGCCGAGGTCGTCCTGTACAAGCCGGACGTGGACCTCGCGGTGCTGTCGGTGCCGGACCTGGACGCCGACGCGATGACCTTCGCTAACGGCGAGGCGGCACCGGGCAACGACGTGATCGCCCTGGGCTACCCGCTGGACGGCCCCTACACGGCGTCCGAAGGCCGCATCCGGGAGCGGATCAGGCTGCGCGGCCCGGACATCTACGAGGCGCAGACGGTGGTCCGCGACGTGTACACGGTGCGCGGCAAGGTGCAGAGCGGGAACTCCGGCGGTCCGCTGATCGACCCGAACGGCAACGTGGTCGGCGTGGTCTTCGGCGCGGCGGTCGACGACCCGGAGACGGGTTTCGTGCTGACCGCGGCGGAGGTGGCCGACGAGGTGGCGGCGGCTCCGCGCCTGACCACCCCGGTCTCCACCGGCGCCTGCACCAGCTGA
- a CDS encoding NUDIX hydrolase → MVLDPGDRSLPTGFAPGVPAGRVVAPKDAATVMLVRDGSAGLEVFLQKRVKGMAFAAGMTVFPGGGVDPRDADVSVSWHGPEPDWWAQRFGCTPETARALVCAAVRETFEESGVLLAGPDAATLVGDTGHYAAARAALVARDLSLAEFLAGEDLVLRADLLRPWSNWVTPEGEPRRYDTRFFLAAMPTGQQADGSTSEAVEAYWATPRQALADFADGRCHLLPPTRVTLEELAEHSGAGTALEAERTLAKIIPKLVQRDGRWHVLLPGEPGFEEAK, encoded by the coding sequence ATGGTGTTAGATCCCGGAGATCGCTCCCTGCCAACGGGATTCGCGCCCGGAGTGCCCGCAGGACGAGTGGTCGCGCCGAAGGATGCGGCGACCGTGATGCTGGTCAGGGACGGCTCCGCGGGTCTTGAAGTCTTCCTGCAGAAGCGGGTGAAGGGCATGGCCTTCGCCGCCGGGATGACCGTCTTCCCCGGTGGCGGGGTCGATCCGCGCGACGCGGACGTCTCGGTGTCCTGGCACGGGCCCGAGCCGGACTGGTGGGCGCAGCGCTTCGGCTGCACGCCGGAAACCGCGCGGGCGCTGGTGTGCGCGGCCGTGCGCGAGACGTTCGAGGAGTCCGGCGTGCTGCTCGCCGGCCCGGACGCCGCGACGCTGGTCGGCGACACCGGCCACTACGCCGCAGCACGAGCGGCGCTCGTCGCCCGCGACCTGTCGCTGGCGGAGTTCCTGGCGGGCGAGGACCTCGTCCTGCGCGCGGACCTGCTCCGCCCGTGGTCGAACTGGGTGACCCCGGAAGGCGAACCGCGCCGCTACGACACGCGCTTCTTCCTCGCCGCGATGCCCACCGGCCAGCAGGCCGACGGGAGCACGTCCGAGGCGGTCGAGGCGTACTGGGCGACACCGCGGCAGGCGCTGGCGGACTTCGCCGACGGCCGCTGCCACCTGCTCCCGCCGACGCGCGTCACGCTGGAAGAACTCGCCGAGCACAGCGGCGCGGGCACCGCGCTGGAAGCCGAGCGGACGCTGGCGAAGATCATCCCGAAGCTGGTCCAGCGCGACGGGCGCTGGCACGTGCTGCTGCCCGGCGAGCCCGGGTTCGAGGAGGCGAAGTGA
- the nth gene encoding endonuclease III, whose product MSDLARTKKTKSRAGGETRLGLVRRARRMLRTLSEAYPDAHCELDFDTPLELAVATILSAQCTDKRVNEVTPALFAKYPTAAAYAGADRTELEEMIRSTGFFRNKATSLMGLGAALVEQYDGEVPAKLAQLVKLPGIGRKTANVILGNAFEVPGITVDTHFGRLVRRWGWTEEEDPVKVEHAIGELIPRKEWTMLSHWVIFHGRRVCHSRKPACGACLLAKDCPSYGLGPTEPAVAAKLVRGPETPRLLELAGVVDEVPESTIEQAAAKEPMA is encoded by the coding sequence GTGTCGGATCTGGCTCGAACCAAGAAGACCAAGTCCCGTGCGGGCGGTGAAACCCGGCTGGGCCTGGTGAGGCGGGCTCGCCGGATGCTGCGAACCCTCAGCGAAGCCTATCCGGACGCGCACTGCGAACTGGACTTCGACACGCCGCTGGAGCTCGCGGTCGCGACCATCCTGTCCGCCCAGTGCACCGACAAGCGCGTCAACGAGGTCACCCCGGCGCTGTTCGCTAAGTACCCGACGGCCGCCGCCTACGCGGGCGCCGACCGCACCGAGCTGGAGGAGATGATCCGCTCCACCGGCTTCTTCCGGAACAAGGCGACGTCGCTGATGGGCCTGGGCGCGGCGCTGGTGGAGCAGTACGACGGCGAGGTGCCCGCGAAGCTCGCGCAGCTGGTGAAGCTGCCGGGCATCGGCCGCAAGACGGCCAACGTGATCCTGGGCAACGCCTTCGAGGTGCCGGGCATCACGGTGGACACCCACTTCGGCCGGCTGGTCCGCCGCTGGGGCTGGACCGAGGAGGAGGACCCGGTCAAGGTCGAGCACGCGATCGGCGAGCTCATCCCGCGCAAGGAGTGGACGATGCTCTCGCACTGGGTGATCTTCCACGGCCGCCGCGTCTGCCACTCCCGCAAGCCCGCCTGCGGTGCCTGTCTGCTGGCCAAGGACTGCCCGTCGTACGGGCTCGGGCCGACCGAACCGGCCGTCGCGGCCAAGCTGGTGCGCGGCCCGGAGACGCCGCGGCTGCTGGAGCTGGCCGGGGTGGTCGACGAAGTCCCGGAGAGCACCATCGAGCAGGCCGCGGCCAAGGAGCCGATGGCGTGA
- a CDS encoding IS5 family transposase gives MPLNPVPVAVDRRGCRCTCGCWTRRRRYASDLTDAQWEILKPLLPAPLTTTGLGGRPEKHSRRTMIDAIFYVVDNGNKWRNLPADFPPWQTVYGMLRRWSRNLATHHLLDTLRRRLRTALGRNARPSAGCIDSQSVHKTAEATVPRHSSGFDPHKKVNGRKRHIVTDTLGLLVSVVITPANVQDRDAAWPALHGAASRGLTHVWADQGYEGPLTEHANNVLGLTVNIVYRHPGQKGFQVLPRRWVVERTLAWISRRRRCARDYERLPEHHATIVCWAAIIHMTRRLARLPHTTQQDPKQPL, from the coding sequence ATGCCATTGAACCCTGTACCTGTCGCCGTCGATCGGCGGGGGTGCCGCTGCACGTGCGGCTGTTGGACCCGCCGACGCCGCTACGCCTCGGATCTCACCGATGCCCAGTGGGAGATCCTCAAACCCCTGCTCCCGGCACCGTTGACCACCACCGGGCTGGGTGGACGGCCGGAGAAACACTCCCGCCGCACCATGATCGACGCGATCTTCTACGTGGTGGACAACGGCAACAAATGGCGCAACCTGCCCGCCGATTTCCCGCCCTGGCAGACCGTCTACGGCATGCTGCGCCGCTGGTCCCGCAATCTGGCCACCCATCACCTCCTCGACACGCTGCGCAGACGGCTGCGCACCGCCCTGGGCCGCAACGCCCGTCCCAGCGCCGGCTGCATCGACTCCCAGTCGGTGCACAAGACCGCCGAGGCCACCGTGCCCCGCCACAGCAGCGGGTTCGACCCCCACAAGAAAGTCAACGGCCGCAAACGCCACATCGTCACCGACACCCTCGGCCTGCTGGTCTCCGTGGTGATCACCCCCGCCAACGTCCAGGACCGCGACGCCGCCTGGCCCGCACTCCACGGAGCCGCCTCACGCGGACTCACACACGTCTGGGCCGATCAAGGCTACGAAGGACCCCTCACCGAACACGCCAACAACGTCCTCGGCCTGACCGTGAACATCGTCTACCGACACCCCGGACAGAAAGGCTTCCAAGTCCTGCCTCGCCGCTGGGTCGTCGAGCGCACCCTGGCCTGGATCAGCCGACGACGACGCTGCGCCCGCGACTACGAACGCCTCCCCGAACACCACGCCACCATCGTCTGCTGGGCCGCCATCATCCACATGACACGCAGACTCGCCCGCCTACCACACACCACCCAACAAGATCCAAAACAACCTCTATAG
- a CDS encoding NUDIX hydrolase produces the protein MTPKLLVDPAELPGWLRPLIERAAELDPGHFGWPRENPPADARPAAVLVLFGEGAAGPDVLLLRRADGLNSHPGQVAFPGGSLDDVDRGPVDAALREAVEEVGLRPEGVRPLVALPELHVPHSGFRVTPVLAHWAEPSPVSPVDPGETAAVARVPISWLTDPANRLRVELTGRHAGPAFLVPGMLVWGFTGGLLSGLLDLAGWARRWDRADVRELDEDWRAAEEADDIGFGRT, from the coding sequence GTGACCCCGAAGCTGCTCGTCGACCCCGCTGAACTGCCCGGATGGCTGCGGCCGCTGATCGAGCGCGCCGCCGAGCTGGACCCGGGCCACTTCGGCTGGCCGCGCGAGAACCCGCCTGCCGACGCCCGGCCCGCCGCGGTCCTGGTGCTCTTCGGCGAGGGCGCGGCCGGCCCGGACGTGCTGCTGCTGCGCCGCGCCGACGGGCTGAACTCGCACCCGGGTCAGGTTGCCTTCCCCGGCGGCTCGCTCGACGATGTCGATCGCGGACCGGTCGACGCCGCACTCCGCGAAGCCGTCGAGGAGGTGGGGCTGCGACCGGAGGGCGTCCGCCCGCTGGTGGCGCTGCCCGAGCTGCACGTCCCGCACAGCGGCTTCCGGGTGACCCCGGTGCTCGCGCACTGGGCCGAGCCTTCGCCCGTCTCACCGGTCGATCCGGGCGAGACCGCGGCGGTGGCGCGGGTGCCGATCTCCTGGCTGACCGACCCGGCGAACCGCCTGCGGGTCGAGCTGACCGGGCGGCACGCAGGCCCAGCCTTCCTCGTGCCCGGCATGTTGGTGTGGGGTTTCACCGGCGGCCTGCTGTCCGGTTTGCTCGACCTGGCGGGCTGGGCGCGCCGCTGGGACCGCGCCGACGTCCGGGAGCTGGACGAGGACTGGCGGGCCGCGGAGGAGGCCGATGACATCGGCTTCGGGCGAACTTGA
- a CDS encoding TlpA family protein disulfide reductase — protein MKLSAYRTEIRWTIVVVVLAVLGVVALWPRDAEQRADSTTAPAPPPAAKPVDPAQRAAAALEPCPTGEGAPAQLAGVTGSCQADGKPVDVGAAVAGEPTLVNVWATWCGPCRTELPALQAYAEQPGAIRVLGVQVQSDPGDGLDLLAELGVHFPNVHDGDNRIRAALKAPNVLPISYVVTGSGEVRRIDPPVAFETPDEVRAAVERTLGAR, from the coding sequence GTGAAGCTGAGCGCCTACCGGACGGAGATCCGCTGGACGATCGTCGTCGTCGTGCTCGCGGTGCTGGGCGTGGTCGCGCTCTGGCCGCGCGACGCCGAGCAGCGCGCCGACTCCACGACCGCACCTGCCCCGCCACCTGCGGCGAAGCCGGTCGACCCGGCGCAGCGGGCCGCCGCCGCGCTCGAACCCTGCCCCACCGGGGAGGGCGCTCCGGCCCAGCTGGCCGGGGTCACCGGCAGCTGTCAGGCCGACGGCAAGCCGGTCGACGTCGGCGCGGCCGTGGCCGGCGAGCCGACGCTGGTGAACGTGTGGGCGACCTGGTGCGGGCCGTGCCGCACCGAGCTGCCCGCCCTCCAGGCCTACGCCGAGCAGCCGGGCGCGATCCGGGTGCTCGGGGTGCAGGTGCAGAGCGATCCCGGCGATGGTCTTGACCTGCTCGCCGAACTCGGCGTTCACTTCCCCAACGTGCATGACGGCGACAACCGCATCCGGGCCGCGCTCAAGGCGCCCAACGTGCTCCCGATCAGCTACGTGGTGACCGGCTCCGGCGAGGTCCGGCGCATCGACCCGCCGGTCGCGTTCGAGACGCCGGACGAGGTCCGGGCCGCCGTCGAGCGCACGCTGGGGGCGAGGTGA
- a CDS encoding Gfo/Idh/MocA family protein, with product MDEALRVGVIGAGPWAHRVHAPGLQAHRGTRLASVWARRTEAAEALAGEHGAEVAGSFDELLGSVDAVAFAVPPAVQAELAPLAARAGKHLILEKPLADDLAGAQAIVDAVTGSGVAALLMLTRRFDPGVQRWLADLPDLGSFQGATGRWLAGGLLAGDYAASEWRQQDDGALIDAGPHAIDLLDAALGDIEQVHFAHRGADGLWQLVFGHEGGTTSTLTLSLRMPVQPSLVDFAVYGEHGCSPLTGRRTAALDCYAQLLDNLLVMIRENRVEHPCGVHRGLHLQRVIAAILKAR from the coding sequence ATGGACGAAGCACTGCGGGTCGGCGTGATCGGAGCGGGACCTTGGGCGCACCGGGTGCACGCACCTGGGCTGCAAGCGCACCGGGGAACGCGGTTGGCGTCGGTGTGGGCGCGGCGGACCGAAGCGGCCGAAGCCCTCGCCGGGGAGCACGGAGCCGAAGTGGCCGGCAGCTTCGACGAGCTGCTCGGATCCGTCGACGCGGTCGCCTTCGCGGTGCCGCCCGCGGTGCAGGCCGAGCTGGCACCGCTCGCGGCTCGCGCGGGCAAGCACCTGATCCTGGAGAAGCCGCTGGCCGACGACCTGGCCGGAGCGCAAGCGATCGTCGACGCGGTGACCGGGTCCGGCGTGGCGGCGCTGCTGATGCTGACCCGCCGGTTCGACCCGGGAGTGCAGAGGTGGCTGGCCGACCTGCCGGATCTCGGCAGCTTCCAGGGTGCGACCGGCCGCTGGCTGGCAGGCGGCCTGCTGGCGGGCGACTACGCGGCGTCGGAGTGGCGCCAGCAGGACGACGGCGCGCTGATCGACGCCGGCCCGCACGCGATCGACCTGCTCGACGCGGCGCTCGGCGACATCGAGCAGGTGCACTTCGCCCACCGCGGCGCGGACGGGCTCTGGCAGCTGGTGTTCGGCCACGAGGGCGGCACGACCAGCACGCTGACCCTCTCGCTTCGGATGCCGGTGCAGCCGTCGCTGGTGGACTTCGCGGTGTACGGCGAGCACGGCTGCTCCCCGTTGACGGGTCGCCGCACGGCGGCCCTCGATTGCTACGCGCAGCTGCTCGACAACCTGCTGGTGATGATCCGCGAGAACCGCGTGGAGCACCCCTGCGGCGTCCACCGGGGCCTGCACCTGCAGCGCGTCATCGCCGCCATCCTCAAGGCCCGCTGA
- a CDS encoding MBL fold metallo-hydrolase encodes MTEHPAYATLRPVTRYASVLLAHNPSPMTLEGTNTWVVGEPDAVGRVVIDPGPEDAEHLRRVADHGPVSLVLLTHHHGDHTDGVERFVELTGAPVRALDPALCRGADPLQDGEVIGAGGLELRVLATPGHTADSVCFAVDHDDPAVFTGDSVLGRGTTVVAHPDGHLGSYLDSLRRLADLPEGMRVLPGHGPDLPDVRAIATHYLQHRNQRLDQVRAALADLGPGATPRQVVELVYADVDRAVWPAADLTVRAQLTYLQEPK; translated from the coding sequence GTGACCGAGCACCCCGCCTACGCCACGCTGCGCCCGGTCACCCGGTACGCCTCGGTGCTGCTGGCGCACAACCCGTCGCCGATGACGTTGGAAGGCACCAACACCTGGGTGGTGGGCGAGCCGGACGCGGTCGGCCGCGTGGTGATCGACCCGGGGCCGGAGGACGCCGAGCACCTGCGTCGGGTCGCCGACCACGGCCCGGTGTCGCTGGTGCTGCTGACCCACCACCACGGCGACCACACCGACGGCGTCGAGCGGTTCGTGGAGCTCACCGGCGCTCCGGTGCGCGCTCTGGACCCGGCGCTGTGCCGAGGAGCGGATCCGCTCCAGGACGGCGAGGTCATCGGGGCGGGCGGGCTGGAACTGCGCGTGCTCGCCACGCCGGGCCACACGGCGGACTCGGTCTGCTTCGCGGTCGACCACGACGACCCGGCGGTGTTCACCGGCGACAGCGTGCTCGGCCGCGGCACGACGGTGGTCGCCCACCCGGACGGCCACCTGGGCTCCTACCTCGACTCGCTGCGCCGCCTGGCCGACCTCCCGGAGGGCATGCGCGTGCTCCCCGGCCACGGCCCCGACCTGCCGGACGTCCGGGCGATCGCGACGCACTACCTGCAGCACCGCAACCAGCGCCTGGACCAGGTCCGCGCGGCGCTCGCCGATCTCGGCCCCGGTGCCACCCCGCGCCAGGTCGTGGAGCTGGTCTACGCGGACGTGGACCGAGCGGTCTGGCCGGCCGCGGACCTCACGGTCCGCGCCCAGCTCACCTACCTCCAGGAACCCAAGTAG
- a CDS encoding Crp/Fnr family transcriptional regulator → MDETLARAGIFQGVEPAAAEALAQSLEPVEFPRGHVIFAEGEPGDRLYIIQSGKVKLGRKSPDGRENLLAIMGPSDMFGELSIFDPGPRTSTATTVTEVRALSMDRSALRQWIGTRPEIAEQLLRVVARRLRRTNGMLADLIFTDVPGRVAKALLQLAQRFGSQEAGLLRVTHDLTQEEIAQYVGASRETVNKALADFAHRGWLRLEGKSVLILDPERLARRAR, encoded by the coding sequence GTGGACGAGACCCTGGCCCGGGCCGGCATCTTCCAAGGAGTGGAGCCGGCCGCGGCGGAGGCCCTGGCACAGTCGCTGGAACCAGTTGAGTTCCCGCGCGGGCACGTGATCTTCGCCGAGGGCGAGCCGGGTGACCGGCTTTACATCATTCAGTCCGGCAAGGTGAAGCTCGGGCGCAAGTCCCCCGACGGCAGGGAGAACCTGCTGGCGATCATGGGACCGTCGGACATGTTCGGCGAGCTGTCCATCTTCGACCCCGGCCCGCGGACGTCGACGGCGACCACGGTCACCGAGGTCCGCGCGCTGAGCATGGACCGCTCCGCGCTGCGGCAGTGGATCGGCACCCGGCCGGAGATCGCCGAGCAGCTGCTCCGCGTGGTGGCCCGCCGCTTGCGGCGCACCAACGGCATGCTGGCGGACCTGATCTTCACCGACGTGCCTGGCCGCGTGGCCAAGGCGCTGTTGCAGCTCGCGCAGCGCTTCGGCAGCCAGGAGGCGGGCCTGCTGCGGGTCACCCACGACCTGACGCAGGAGGAGATCGCACAGTACGTCGGTGCTTCCCGGGAGACCGTGAACAAGGCGCTGGCCGACTTCGCGCACCGCGGTTGGCTGCGGCTCGAGGGCAAGAGCGTCCTCATCCTCGACCCGGAGCGGCTCGCTCGCCGCGCCCGCTGA
- a CDS encoding MFS transporter: MSQSASLADYRTALTAPGARGPVITSLLGRLPIAMVGLALMLYVQRETGSFAAAGLVSAGALIGVACGSVAQGRIMDRVGPTKPLYVMSAVFAALVTVEVLVIEAHAPVALMTGLAFLVGLSEPMVGPASRALWSQLLPPGPARNAAYSYEAISMETFFILGPGLAGLMVAMPWPGTGVVVGAACMVLGSVGFASTRAARAQRPEPRQGGTSLLGAIATPGMRTVALAALGFGTLIGFIEVGVPAAAVEAGYPTAGGLLLSVLSISSVIVGVLYGLRPWPRPMHLRLPALLFGFAGLLALLALPSSLWGLCIALLVVGSLITPQSTAHSMAIEIAAPEGTATEAFGWVVTSVTLGAAIGQSVSGQLVELSGPAASFLAASAVGIAVAVVLWLRRRTLLTTTRNDVSLAGV, translated from the coding sequence GTGTCCCAATCCGCGTCCCTCGCCGACTACCGCACCGCTCTGACCGCACCTGGCGCCCGCGGACCGGTCATCACCTCGCTGCTCGGCCGGCTGCCGATCGCCATGGTCGGCCTCGCCCTGATGCTCTACGTGCAGCGCGAGACCGGCTCCTTCGCCGCCGCCGGCCTGGTCTCGGCCGGTGCGCTGATCGGCGTCGCGTGCGGATCGGTCGCGCAGGGCCGGATCATGGACCGCGTCGGCCCGACGAAGCCGCTCTACGTGATGTCCGCGGTGTTCGCCGCCCTGGTGACCGTCGAGGTGCTGGTCATCGAGGCGCACGCCCCGGTGGCGCTGATGACCGGGCTCGCGTTCCTGGTCGGGCTCAGCGAGCCGATGGTGGGACCGGCCTCCCGCGCCCTGTGGTCGCAGCTGCTGCCGCCCGGCCCGGCGCGCAACGCGGCGTACTCGTACGAGGCGATCAGCATGGAGACGTTCTTCATCCTGGGGCCGGGGCTGGCCGGGCTGATGGTCGCGATGCCGTGGCCGGGGACCGGGGTCGTCGTCGGCGCGGCCTGCATGGTGCTGGGCAGCGTCGGCTTCGCCTCGACGCGCGCCGCGCGCGCCCAGCGGCCGGAGCCCAGGCAGGGCGGCACCAGCCTGCTCGGCGCGATCGCCACCCCGGGCATGCGGACGGTGGCGCTGGCGGCGCTGGGCTTCGGCACCTTGATCGGGTTCATCGAGGTCGGCGTGCCCGCCGCGGCCGTCGAAGCCGGCTACCCGACCGCCGGCGGTCTGCTGCTGAGCGTGCTGTCGATCAGCTCGGTGATCGTGGGCGTCCTGTACGGGCTGCGCCCGTGGCCGCGCCCGATGCACCTGCGCCTGCCCGCGCTGCTGTTCGGCTTCGCCGGGCTGCTCGCGCTGCTGGCCCTGCCCAGCTCGCTGTGGGGCCTGTGCATCGCGCTGCTGGTGGTGGGCAGCCTGATCACCCCGCAGTCCACGGCGCACTCGATGGCGATCGAGATCGCCGCGCCGGAGGGCACCGCGACCGAGGCGTTCGGCTGGGTGGTCACCTCCGTGACGCTCGGCGCGGCCATCGGCCAGTCGGTCAGCGGCCAGCTGGTCGAGCTCAGCGGCCCGGCCGCGTCCTTCCTGGCCGCGAGCGCGGTGGGCATCGCCGTCGCGGTGGTCCTCTGGCTGCGCCGCCGAACCCTCCTGACGACAACGCGCAACGACGTCTCGCTGGCCGGAGTCTGA